GTCCATCCCGAACGAACCATGCTGCCCGTCGAGAAAGACGAAATCGATCCCCGAGGCAGCCAGCGTCTCGGTGGCAATTGGCGATCCGATGCCGGACGCGAATCCATAAACGGGCTTGCCGGCCTTGATCTTCGCGAGTGTCCTGTTCTTCATGTTCCCTCCCTTGGCTCAGGCCGCGGTGGCCCAAAGCGATTCAGAACGTCCGAGGCGCCGTGCGTCCGGGACGGCAGTTGCTTCTCGCGGACGTCGTCGCTATCGCCTATACCCCGATTGCTGAACGATTGCCTACTACAAGCTGCCGTTGCCTTCAGACGTGCCAACCGTATGGAACAGCGCCGCTATCCAGATTGCGCAACAGGTCCGGGTCGAGCGTCGGCATCGAGGAGTTTCGTCGTTCTGGTAAGACGTCTGATGAACGACTGGCCGATTGTAGATGGTTCTCGCATCCCTCGCTGGCGGCTATCCGATCGCGCTCACGATGAAGAATGTAGGTCCACGCGCGTGCTAACTCGCGAGCGCATAGATCGACTCGGCCAGTCCCAAAGCGCTTCGCCTCGGACACCAGCGCGTTCCAGGTGGTGTCGTCGACCATGCACCCTTCGGCTTCGCGCCGTGCCTGCTCGCGCACCTCGAAATCGCCGGGCATCAGGACCTCTGAAAAACCTTCAGCCGGCGTGGCGCCGCTGCACCGCCAGCTTCTTCGGTCACGACGTCACGGAAGAAGTCAAAGCAACGCCGGACAACGCGCGGGATCGATGGCGATGACGACGGGACCGTTGCCTCCTCGATGCGTTTTCAACCGGTCCTGGGTCATCCCCGCCAGACCACGGTAGAGGCAGCTGCGCCAGGATGCTGAATCCGGAGCCCTTGTGACCACCGAACGCCATCAGCGCGCCTCCGTCGTAGAAGTCATTCGGATCGAGCGAAGGCGCGCCATCTTTGTTGACGATCACACCTGGAGGAACAGGGACACCCTTGTTGCGCGCCACCCGCACCTTGCCTTCGGCTATTTGGGCAGTGGCAATGTCGAGCGCGAACGGCTGATCCTCGTCAGTTCCTGGAACAGACCAGGCGATCGGGTTGGTGCCCATCACACGGGTGCGCGCTCCATAGGGCGCAACCGCTGCTCCCGCGTTCGCCATCGCGATACCGATCATCCCGTCTCGGGCAATGGTTTCCACATAGGGAGCGACCGCGCCCGACATGGAAACAGCGCTCGACCGTTCCGATGGCAATTCCATACTCCCGTGCCAGGCGCATCGTCTCGTTCACCGCGAGGTGAAACGCGGGCTGTCCCCATCCCCATTTGCCGACCTTGAGGGTCGCCCCATCGATGGAGACCACTTTGCCGCCTCGGCCTTCGGGTCGAGCGCGCCA
The sequence above is drawn from the Thermomicrobiales bacterium genome and encodes:
- a CDS encoding Ldh family oxidoreductase; the protein is MPSERSSAVSMSGAVAPYVETIARDGMIGIAMANAGAAVAPYGARTRVMGTNPIAWSVPGTDEDQPFALDIATAQIAEGKVRVARNKGVPVPPGVIVNKDGAPSLDPNDFYDGGALMAFGGHKGSGFSILAQLPLPWSGGDDPGPVENASRRQRSRRHRHRSRALSGVALTSSVTS